In the genome of Streptomyces sp. P3, the window CGGCCGCTGTGCCCAGACCACCCTGGGCCGCACCCAGGTCGTCCTGGTCGCGCGTGAGGAGCCCAGCGCCGGTTTCTGGATCCTGGTCCGTTCGTCGTTCGCCGGGTATCTGGCGGACTGGCTGCTGGACGCGGCGACGGAGTACGTCTGAGTCACCCCGGCGGGGGCGACCCCGTCACGCCTGTGGGAGCTCCGGTGAGGGGCTCCCACAGCGCTATGCCGGCAAGGCCGTGAAAGCGTCCTGCCCACGCGGTCCTGTCAGCGCGTCGAAAGTCGGACACCAGTGATCGTCACGGCCCCCGCCACCGGCAGATCCTCGCGTCCGGGAACGCCGGACCTGTACCCGCACGGCCTTCCACGTCCGGGCAGGACGCTGGTCATGGGCGTCGTGAACGTCACGCCGGACTCGTTCTCCGACGGCGGGCTGTCGTTCGCCGAGCACGCCGCCGTGGCGCACGGGCTCGCCCTGCTGGAGCAGGGGGCGGACATCGTGGACGTCGGCGGTGAGTCGACCCGCCCCGGCGCGCTGCGCCCACCGGTCGAGGAGGAGCTGCGACGGGTGCTGCCCGTCGTCCGGCACCTCGCGGCGGCGGGCGCGGTCGTCAGTGTCGACACCATGCGGGCCGAGGTCGCCGCCCGCGCCCTGGAGGCGGGCGCACGGCTGGTCAACGACGTCTCAGGGGGCCTCGCCGATCCCGGGATGCTGCCCCTGATGGCGCGGTCGGGGGTGCCGTACGTGCTGATGCACTGGCGTGGCCACTCCGCCGCCATGCAGGAGAACGCCGTCTACGACGACGTGGTCGACGAGGTGCTCGGCGAAGTGCGGCTGCGGATCGACGCCGCCCTGGAGGCGGGTGTCCCGCCCGGATCGATGATCGTCGATCCCGGGCTGGGCTTCGCCAAGCAGCCCGAACACAACTGGGAGCTGCTGGGCCGTCTCGGCGAGGTCCGCGCGCTGGGCCGCCCCGTCCTGCTGGGCGCGTCCCGCAAGGCGTTCCTGGGGCGGCTGCTCGCCGACCGGACGACCGGGGAACCGCGCCCGGCGCGCGAGCGTGACGCCGCGACCACCGCCGTGTCCGTGCTCGCGGCCGCACAGGGCGTCTGGTGCCTGCGCGTGCACGACGTCGCCTCCACGCTGGACGCGGTGCGGGT includes:
- the folP gene encoding dihydropteroate synthase, whose protein sequence is MGVVNVTPDSFSDGGLSFAEHAAVAHGLALLEQGADIVDVGGESTRPGALRPPVEEELRRVLPVVRHLAAAGAVVSVDTMRAEVAARALEAGARLVNDVSGGLADPGMLPLMARSGVPYVLMHWRGHSAAMQENAVYDDVVDEVLGEVRLRIDAALEAGVPPGSMIVDPGLGFAKQPEHNWELLGRLGEVRALGRPVLLGASRKAFLGRLLADRTTGEPRPARERDAATTAVSVLAAAQGVWCLRVHDVASTLDAVRVTARWGAETAVSARLPLG